The Azospirillum lipoferum 4B genomic sequence CGTGTTCGAACTTCAGGACCGGCCGCGTCCGGTGGCGGGGCCGGGCGAGCTGCTGGTGCGGGTGGTCGCGTCGGGGACCAACCCGGTGGACGCCAAGATCCGCCATTCCGGCAGCTGGGCCGGCATCCCCTTCCCGGCGGTCCTCGGCTATGACGTGTCGGGCGTGGTGGTGGAGGTCGGCCCCGGCGTGGCCGGCTTCAAGCCCGGCGACGAGGTGTTCTACACCCCGGAGATCTTCGGCAATCCCAACGGCAGCTATGCCGAATACACCGTCGCCGCCGCGTCCATCGTCGCGCACAAGCCGGCCGGCCTCAGCCATGTCGAGGCGGCGGGCATCCCGCTGGCCGGCGGCACGGCGTGGGAGGCCATCGTGCGGCGTCTGGCGGTGCGGCCGGGCGAGACGGTGCTGATCCATGGCGGGGCCGGCGGCGTCGGCAGCTTCGCCATCCAGTTCGCCAAGGCGGCCGGCGCCCGCGTGCTCGCCACCGCCAGCAAGGCCAACCACGAGGCGATGCGCGATCTCGGCGCCGACGTGACGCTCGATTACCGCGATACCGACGTGGTGGACCGGATTCTGCGCGCGGCGGGCGGGGCAGGGGTGGACGCCGCCTTCGACACCGCCGGCGGCAATGTGCCGATGAGCACCCAGGTGACCCGCCCCTTCGGCCGCATCGCCACCATCCTGCCGCCGACCGGCGACCTGAATGCGCTCTATGTGAAGAACCAGACCCTCTACGGCACCTTCCTGACCCGCGAGGGCGCCCGCCTGCGCGAGATGGCGCCGCTGTTCGAACGCGGGCAGGCCAGGGTGATCGTCGATGCCGTCCTGCCGCTGGAACAGGTCGGCAAGGCGCATGAACGGCTCGATTCCGGCCACGGCCGCGGTAAGATCATCCTCCAAGTGGGTGCCTGACGCCCGAACAAGGCTCTTGAGGGACGGTCGTGGAGTATATCTGGCTCATCGGGCTGCACGTTGCCGCGGTGACGGTGTGGATCGCGGGGATGTCCGTCGCCGCCATTCTGCTCAGCGCCCTGGACTCCACGACCGCCGCCGAGGAGGGACCGGCCCGCATCCTGCGCGCGGCATCGCGCTGGGACCGCCGCGTGACCTCCCCGGCGATGGGGCTGGCCTGGATTCTCGGCCTGACGCTGGTGCTGTGGGGCGGCTGGGGCCTGGAGCCGTGGCTGGTGGCGAAGGTCGTCATCGTTACCGCCCTGTCCGCCCTGCACGGCACGCTCGCCGCCGGGCTGCGCCGGCTGGCCGAGCCGGCTCCCGCGTCGGGTGTCCGCCCGGTCTCGCCGCTGCTGCGCCTCTCCCCCCTGGCGGTGATCGCCGGGGCCATCGCCATCGTGACGCTGGTGGTGGTGAAGCCCTATTGAACACGGTATGGTGTTGGACCGGTCCGGTTACCGCGCGAAAGGACACGCCATGGCCGTCGCCAAGACCACGATCTGCCTCTGGTTCGACAAGGACGCCGAGTCCGCCGCCCGCTTCTACGCCGAGACCTTCCCCGACAGCGCCGTGCACGCCGTCCACCGCGCCCCCGCCGACTATCCGTCCGGCAAGGCGGGCGACGTTCTGACGGTCGAGTTCACCGTCGCTGGCATCCCCTGCCTCGGCCTGAACGGCGGCCCGGCCTTCCCCCACAGCGAGGCCTTCTCGTTCCAGATCGCCACCGACGACCAGGAGGAGACCGACCGCTATTGGACCGCCATCACCGGCAACGGCGGCCAGGAGAGCGC encodes the following:
- a CDS encoding zinc-binding dehydrogenase, whose product is MRAMVISRFGGPDVFELQDRPRPVAGPGELLVRVVASGTNPVDAKIRHSGSWAGIPFPAVLGYDVSGVVVEVGPGVAGFKPGDEVFYTPEIFGNPNGSYAEYTVAAASIVAHKPAGLSHVEAAGIPLAGGTAWEAIVRRLAVRPGETVLIHGGAGGVGSFAIQFAKAAGARVLATASKANHEAMRDLGADVTLDYRDTDVVDRILRAAGGAGVDAAFDTAGGNVPMSTQVTRPFGRIATILPPTGDLNALYVKNQTLYGTFLTREGARLREMAPLFERGQARVIVDAVLPLEQVGKAHERLDSGHGRGKIILQVGA
- a CDS encoding CopD family protein; this encodes MEYIWLIGLHVAAVTVWIAGMSVAAILLSALDSTTAAEEGPARILRAASRWDRRVTSPAMGLAWILGLTLVLWGGWGLEPWLVAKVVIVTALSALHGTLAAGLRRLAEPAPASGVRPVSPLLRLSPLAVIAGAIAIVTLVVVKPY
- a CDS encoding VOC family protein, which codes for MAVAKTTICLWFDKDAESAARFYAETFPDSAVHAVHRAPADYPSGKAGDVLTVEFTVAGIPCLGLNGGPAFPHSEAFSFQIATDDQEETDRYWTAITGNGGQESACGWCKDRWGISWQITPRVLTDALAAGGEEAKRAFEAMMGMTKIDVAAIEAARRGTVILSDFGRSKQN